A genomic region of Miscanthus floridulus cultivar M001 chromosome 3, ASM1932011v1, whole genome shotgun sequence contains the following coding sequences:
- the LOC136545187 gene encoding glutathione S-transferase 3-like isoform X1, which translates to MAAAAAAVEVTVVDFWCNEFGMRARLALREKRVPFEFVEEDLRVRERSDLVRRMNPVHRAIPILIHAGRPVCGSLNIVEYVDEVWSKTPRLLPADPLERANARFWADFVDQKVYDAQARFFTNRGEEKAAAMAELLGHLRRLEAVLRDRPFFGGDEFGFLDVALVPFSSMFYGYERHGGVDMEAECPVLLRWVRRCGERVSVRDVLPSGQDMYAIHKEFYQTE; encoded by the exons atggcggcggcggcggcagcggtggaggTGACGGTCGTCGACTTCTGGTGCAACGAGTTCGGGATGCGGGCGCGGCTGGCGCTGCGCGAGAAGCGCGTCCCCTTCGAGTTCGTCGAGGAGGACCTCCGCGTCCGCGAGCGCAGCGACCTGGTGCGCCGCATGAACCCCGTCCACCGCGCCATCCCGATCCTCATCCACGCCGGCCGCCCAGTCTGCGGCTCCCTCAACATCGTCGAGTACGTCGACGAGGTCTGGAGCAAGACCCCTCGCCTGCTCCCCGCCGACCCGCTCGAGAGGGCCAACGCCAGGTTCTGGGCCGACTTCGTGGACCAAAAG GTGTACGACGCGCAGGCGAGGTTCTTCACCAACCGCGGCGAGGAgaaggcggcggccatggcggagctcctgGGCCACCTCCGGCGGCTGGAGGCGGTGCTCAGGGACAGGCCGTTCTTCGGCGGCGACGAGTTCGGGTTCCTGGACGTCGCGCTCGTGCCGTTCTCGTCCATGTTCTATGGGTATGAGCGGCACGGAGGGGTGGACATGGAGGCGGAGTGCCCGGTGCTGCTGCGCTGGGTGCGGAGGTGTGGCGAGAGGGTGAGCGTCCGAGACGTGCTTCCGTCGGGGCAGGACATGTACGCCATACACAAGGAGTTCTATCAGACTGAGTGA
- the LOC136545187 gene encoding probable glutathione S-transferase isoform X2: MAAAAAAVEVTVVDFWCNEFGMRARLALREKRVPFEFVEEDLRVRERSDLVRRMNPVHRAIPILIHAGRPVCGSLNIVEYVDEVWSKTPRLLPADPLERANARFWADFVDQKARFFTNRGEEKAAAMAELLGHLRRLEAVLRDRPFFGGDEFGFLDVALVPFSSMFYGYERHGGVDMEAECPVLLRWVRRCGERVSVRDVLPSGQDMYAIHKEFYQTE, translated from the exons atggcggcggcggcggcagcggtggaggTGACGGTCGTCGACTTCTGGTGCAACGAGTTCGGGATGCGGGCGCGGCTGGCGCTGCGCGAGAAGCGCGTCCCCTTCGAGTTCGTCGAGGAGGACCTCCGCGTCCGCGAGCGCAGCGACCTGGTGCGCCGCATGAACCCCGTCCACCGCGCCATCCCGATCCTCATCCACGCCGGCCGCCCAGTCTGCGGCTCCCTCAACATCGTCGAGTACGTCGACGAGGTCTGGAGCAAGACCCCTCGCCTGCTCCCCGCCGACCCGCTCGAGAGGGCCAACGCCAGGTTCTGGGCCGACTTCGTGGACCAAAAG GCGAGGTTCTTCACCAACCGCGGCGAGGAgaaggcggcggccatggcggagctcctgGGCCACCTCCGGCGGCTGGAGGCGGTGCTCAGGGACAGGCCGTTCTTCGGCGGCGACGAGTTCGGGTTCCTGGACGTCGCGCTCGTGCCGTTCTCGTCCATGTTCTATGGGTATGAGCGGCACGGAGGGGTGGACATGGAGGCGGAGTGCCCGGTGCTGCTGCGCTGGGTGCGGAGGTGTGGCGAGAGGGTGAGCGTCCGAGACGTGCTTCCGTCGGGGCAGGACATGTACGCCATACACAAGGAGTTCTATCAGACTGAGTGA